One window of Cydia fagiglandana chromosome 19, ilCydFagi1.1, whole genome shotgun sequence genomic DNA carries:
- the LOC134673790 gene encoding solute carrier family 2, facilitated glucose transporter member 8-like: MQRNRIERTASKRWRGSVRRIISAAIYNLSCFTHGCSTGWVSGVLGREALAGGAWLAALPCLVALPTAPFFAFLADARGRRVGAGGVAATFILSWSLAAWCGPRGVWAARVAAGAGGAGALALAPLYCAEISPRTKGLAAMPALSISCGILFAFVAGGILSAHALSLSMAAPPTVLLLSLMWLPETPSFLISVGRMQDAARVICWLDGSDFREDLTDAIEQQEVMIRTEPSRRESEALQPMLRRSRSEGTSEGKEQSVCRDLFRHRRSRRALISCCLLLTAAAGSGAGAVNSFAAAVLTHSGHSLPALNLTAYNFTVYNGTVSRGWRQTSETGSVLCGTALVLGAAVATVTVDKVGRKVLLLTSCVGIAFCLAILGLYCDPRAHMYSWYPHRLWPYRKPIVKEKTHGNYTIENMAKDALRNITDSMPFHYLGNESIAEISLQRVEKEVNNSVEEASSVKIDPNLMEKNIEDSIWPPVILLSMVLFLYNIGLGSVPYVLISELFSINVRSVASSLLISWMWLSSFFTLRYFGSLALTLGLHGIYYIGASITLLVSGFIYFMLPETKGMNQKQIDDLLNGPLLVHKKRKRKTNET; this comes from the exons GAATCGCATCGAGAGGACCGCGTCAAAGCGATGGCGGGGGTCGGTGCGGCGGATTATATCGGCGGCTATTT ACAACCTATCCTGCTTCACGCACGGTTGCAGCACGGGCTGGGTGTCGGGCGTGCTGGGGCGCGAGGCCCTGGCGGGAGGCGCGTGGCTGGCCGCGCTGCCGTGCCTCGTGGCGCTGCCCACCGCGCCCTTCTTCGCCTTCCTGGCTGACGCCCGCGGCAGGCGCGTGGGGGCGGGGGGCGTCGCCGCTACTTTTATT TTAAGCTGGTCGCTTGCGGCGTGGTGCGGTCCCCGCGGCGTCTGGGCAGCCCGAGTAGCGGCGGGCGCAGGAGGTGCGGGGGCTTTAGCACTAGCCCCATTATACTGTGCTGAAATATCACCGAGGACTAAAGGGTTGGCTGCTATGCCTGCTCTGTCTATCAG CTGCGGCATCCTCTTCGCTTTCGTGGCAGGCGGCATACTGTCAGCACACGCACTCTCTCTGTCAATGGCTGCGCCTCCAACGGTACTCCTACTATCACTTATGTGGCTGCCAGAGACGCCTTCTTTTCTCATTAGCGTCGGACGGATGCAG GACGCAGCCAGAGTAATCTGCTGGCTAGACGGCTCAGACTTCCGCGAAGACCTGACGGATGCCATCGAGCAGCAGGAAGTCATGATCAGAACGGAGCCAAGCCGTCGAGAGTCCGAAGCGCTACAGCCGATGCTCAGACGCAGCCGGAGTGAGGGCACTAGCGAGGGCAAGGAGCAGTCCGTGTGTCGGGATCTAT TCCGCCATCGCCGTTCCCGACGTGCGCTGATCTCCTGCTGCCTTCTGCTGACCGCTGCGGCTGGCAGCGGCGCAGGCGCAGTCAACAGCTTTGCAGCAGCCGTGCTCACTCACTCCGGGCACTCGTTGCCAGCGCTGAACCTTACTGCTTATAACTTTACTGTGTATAATGG AACAGTGTCCCGTGGATGGAGACAGACGTCAGAAACTGGGTCCGTGCTCTGTGGCACGGCGCTCGTTCTTGGAGCCGCAGTCGCCACTGTGACCGTCGATAAAGTCGGACGGAAG GTGCTACTTCTAACATCCTGTGTCGGCATAGCATTCTGCCTCGCCATCCTCGGTCTCTACTGCGACCCTCGAGCTCACATGTACTCCTGGTACCCGCACCGACTGTGGCCTTATCGAAAACCTATAGTCAAAGAAAAAACACACGGCAACTATACAATTGAAAATATGGCTAAAGATGCCTTAAGAAATATAACCGATTCAATGCCATTTCATTATTTAGGAAATGAAAGTATAGCAGAAATAAGTCTACAAAGAGTAGAAAAGGAGGTTAATAATAGCGTAGAAGAAGCATCATCAGTAAAAATAGATCCAAACCTAATGGAGAAGAATATTGAAGATTCTATATGGCCACCAGTGATACTGCTGTCAATGGTTTTGTTCCTGTACAACATTGGTTTGGGATCCGTGCCTTACGTATTGATCTCGGAATTATTTTCAATCAAT GTACGCAGCGTCGCATCAAGCTTGCTCATATCCTGGATGTGGCTCAGCAGCTTCTTCACTCTTCGCTACTTCGGTTCTCTCGCTCTTACCCTCGGTCTCCACGGCATTTACTACATCGGTGCTTCTATCACACTCCTCGTCTCCGGGTTCATCTACTTCATGTTGCCTGAAACAAAAGGGATGAATCAAAAGCAAATTGATGATCTGTTGAATGGCCCACTCCTGGTTCATAAAAAAAGGAAACGCAAGACGAATGAGACTTGA
- the LOC134673702 gene encoding solute carrier family 2, facilitated glucose transporter member 2-like, whose product MAEIKANQDNKQRSATLVPTEEPVTQDPEKQNLAKEEFVPPAKLSALQYFRISPGARWSFIVVTLLMTLSIFTGVTAIQVYGGTLFLKATPSLSPDVCAVLMASILMVGSIGGAACTDLFGRRILLTSASFINGVCMVLLGVMVRWPFGPVWLVPAVILVFCFVFNFGGGMIPYVLLAEVFVPEVKGFSQSIMMLWLYIVNFIYLLAFVPAVEFIGLQVVFFVFAGCAFTCTLCTYHMIPETKGMNPYAIEELFSARIKEGRWWMRPTSENK is encoded by the exons ATGGCAGAAATAAAAGCCAACCAAGACAACAAGCAGAGGTCTGCGACACTAGTACCGACTGAAG AACCCGTGACACAGGATCCCGAGAAGCAAAATCTAGCGAAAGAAGAATTTGTTCCGCCTGCAAAACTATCAGCTTTGCAATATTTCC GCATTTCTCCTGGAGCGCGCTGGTCCTTTATCGTCGTCACTTTACTCATGACTCTCTCCATCTTCACGGGAGTTACCGCCATCCAAGTGTACGGTGGAACACTCTTCCTCAAGGCCACCCCCTCTCTATCGCCTGATGTGTGCGCCGTTCTTATGGCTTCGATCTTGATGGTGGGATCCATCGGTGGAGCTGCTTGCACGGATTTGTTTGGCAGAAGG attttactGACATCAGCATCTTTTATAAACGGGGTCTGTATGGTGCTGCTGGGTGTTATGGTGCGCTGGCCATTTGGCCCCGTGTGGCTGGTGCCTGCCGTTATACTGGTCTTCTGCTTCGTTTTCAACTTTGGCGGTGGCATGATACCGTATGTGCTGTTGGCCGAAGTATTCGTCCCTGAG GTAAAAGGCTTCTCACAATCCATTATGATGCTATGGCTGTACATCGTCAACTTCATCTATCTTCTCGCCTTCGTGCCAGCAGTAGAATTCATAGGCCTGCAagttgttttctttgtgttcgCGGGCTGTGCCTTCACCTGCACATTATGTACCTACCACATGATACCAGAGACCAAGGGCATGAACCCTTACGCCATCGAGGAATTGTTTTCGGCGAGAATAAAGGAAGGAAGGTGGTGGATGAGACCTACTTCTGAGAATAAGTGA